In Ptychodera flava strain L36383 chromosome 21, AS_Pfla_20210202, whole genome shotgun sequence, a genomic segment contains:
- the LOC139121035 gene encoding golgin subfamily A member 6-like protein 2 isoform X1, translating into MLEEERDRNMAANNRGHMRPSRSPPFVVVGLLVVICILAFNYWTVSAKNKELVAKTSLLEKEYEATVFKKGALEKRNDVISQDLVGANRKLIEQQKLHATLEERIINLQDENRELKKENDQLAIESHSCRDMLDIVKKNVTETHYQFAELKGVHGDLQKECDVLSQNNVEFHNEKTQLKGDIEICNMELIRCGDAKIALNQTVRELKQQLLLIEQQQHLQHQEQNAMQQQREELQQQQDGRQQQQEDRYSEQQQQQQQQQQQYGDQQQQYANQELQQQQYANQELQQQQYGDQQQQYGNQELQQRQESDQAQQQYQQQQGDENNAGELGRQNEQEDRREEVVNFREPALPAYNFEPKEIQQVNQYDLEPPRMPTDDRYGLERPAFQDYPNPDDQDVNREFPTRQAFPLDNVDKEQDYGNYDELTAALRDQELVDVQREEDSLAQVDGQESEIAASDASHDPPQLPYVLPAYDMPQDMNNQDQIAAQPAEVGDNRLQYQGDTHREDQDRRELDEQGRLPDRDPGMVAMEDAQLEADRQALGGETEQGAEGEGPRNELFEDRQENPDAEANVAAANDAEADVAAANDAEANDIEARDEDQENQGEGNDIRDSERVREEEERELNEEDIKEDNENEKGIQVVEGDERDDYGDDGDDGDANYIKVGEGDDEDHVEEEQERSFDDKEAEDPNNEQ; encoded by the exons ATGCTTGAAGAAGAACGCGACCGAAACATGGCTGCTAACAATCGAGGGCATATGAGGCCGTCAAGATCACCACCTTTTGTGGTAGTTGGACTCTTAGTCGTTATATGTATCCTCGCTTTCAACTATTGGACAGTTTCTGCAAAAAACAAGGAGCTAGTAGCAAAAACTTCACTCCTGGAAAAAGAGTATGAAGCCACCGTTTTCAAAAAGGGTGCGTTGGAGAAACGCAATGACGTGATATCCCAGGATCTTGTTGGGGCAAACAGAAAATTGATCGAGCAACAGAAACTTCATGCGACGTTAGAAGAGAGAATTATCAACCTCCAAGACGAGAACAGAGAATTGAAAAAGGAGAATGATCAGCTAGCTATTGAAAGTCATTCGTGCAGGGATATGCTG GACATTGTAAAGAAGAATGTGACAGAAACTCATTATCAATTTGCAGAACTCAAAG GTGTTCATGGAGATTTACAAAAAGAATGCGACGTGCTCAGTCAAAACAATGTGGAATTCCATAATGAGAAAACACAGCTGAAGGGAGACATAGAAATTTGCAACATGGAGCTGATCCGCTGTGGCGATGCCAAGATTGCGCTGAACCAAACAGTGCGAGAGTTGAAGCAGCAACTGCTGTTAATTGAACAACAGCAGCACCTGCAACATCAAGAGCAAAACGCGATGCAGCAGCAGAGAGAGGAGCTGCAACAACAGCAGGATGGCAGACAGCAGCAACAAGAGGACCGCTACAGtgagcagcagcaacaacaacaacaacaacagcagcaataTGGTGACCAGCAACAGCAATACGCCAACCAAGAGCTACAGCAACAGCAATACGCCAACCAAGAGCTACAGCAACAGCAATACGGTGACCAGCAACAGCAATATGGCAACCAAGAGCTACAGCAGCGGCAAGAGAGTGACCAGGCACAACAGCAATACCAGCAGCAACAAGGAGATGAGAACAACGCTGGTGAACTGGGAAGACAAAACGAACAAGAGGATCGCCGTGAGGAGGTAGTAAATTTCAGAGAGCCTGCATTGCCGGCTTACAACTTTGAACCCAAAGAAATCCAGCAAGTCAACCAATATGATTTAGAGCCCCCTAGAATGCCAACAGATGACAGGTATGGGTTAGAACGTCCCGCTTTCCAGGATTATCCGAATCCTGATGACCAAGATGTCAACAGAGAATTCCCCACCAGGCAGGCTTTCCCATTAGATAATGTTGACAAGGAACAGGATTATGGCAACTATGATGAGCTGACAGCAGCACTGAGAGATCAGGAACTTGTAGATGTCCAACGCGAGGAAGATTCTCTCGCGCAGGTTGATGGCCAGGAATCTGAAATAGCAGCTTCTGATGCAAGCCATGATCCGCCCCAGCTTCCATATGTACTTCCAGCTTACGACATGCCGCAG gACATGAATAACCAAGATCAAATAGCAGCACAGCCTGCAGAAGTTGGTGATAACAGACTGCAATACCAAGGAGATACACACAG AGAAGATCAAGACAGACGTGAACTGGATGAACAAG GAAGGTTACCAGACCGAGATCCCGGCATGGTAGCCATGGAAGACGCACAACTTGAAGCAGACCGTCAAGCATTAGGTGGCG AAACAGAGCAAGGAGCAGAG GGTGAAGGCCCCAGGAATGAATTGTTTGAAGACAGACAAGAAAATCCAG ATGCGGAGGCCAATGTTGCAGCAGCCAATGATGCAGAGGCCGATGTTGCAGCAGCCAATGATGCAGAGGCCAACGATATAGAGGCTCGTGATGAAGATCAGGAAAACCAGGGGGAGGGGAATGATATCAGGGATAGTGAGAGGGTTAGGGAAGAAGAGGAAAGGGAACTGAATGAAGAAGATATCAAAGAggacaatgaaaatgaaaaaggtaTTCAAGTTGTTGAGGGAGATGAAAGAGATGACTATGGAGATGATGGTGATGACGGTGATGCAAATTATATCAAGGTTGGAGAAGGAGATGATGAGGATCATGTTGAAGAAGAACAAGAGAGAAGCTTTGATGACAAAGAGGCTGAAGACCCCAACAATGAACAGTAA
- the LOC139121035 gene encoding golgin subfamily A member 6-like protein 2 isoform X3, translating to MLEEERDRNMAANNRGHMRPSRSPPFVVVGLLVVICILAFNYWTVSAKNKELVAKTSLLEKEYEATVFKKGALEKRNDVISQDLVGANRKLIEQQKLHATLEERIINLQDENRELKKENDQLAIESHSCRDMLDIVKKNVTETHYQFAELKGVHGDLQKECDVLSQNNVEFHNEKTQLKGDIEICNMELIRCGDAKIALNQTVRELKQQLLLIEQQQHLQHQEQNAMQQQREELQQQQDGRQQQQEDRYSEQQQQQQQQQQQYGDQQQQYANQELQQQQYANQELQQQQYGDQQQQYGNQELQQRQESDQAQQQYQQQQGDENNAGELGRQNEQEDRREEDMNNQDQIAAQPAEVGDNRLQYQGDTHREDQDRRELDEQGRLPDRDPGMVAMEDAQLEADRQALGGETEQGAEGEGPRNELFEDRQENPDAEANVAAANDAEADVAAANDAEANDIEARDEDQENQGEGNDIRDSERVREEEERELNEEDIKEDNENEKGIQVVEGDERDDYGDDGDDGDANYIKVGEGDDEDHVEEEQERSFDDKEAEDPNNEQ from the exons ATGCTTGAAGAAGAACGCGACCGAAACATGGCTGCTAACAATCGAGGGCATATGAGGCCGTCAAGATCACCACCTTTTGTGGTAGTTGGACTCTTAGTCGTTATATGTATCCTCGCTTTCAACTATTGGACAGTTTCTGCAAAAAACAAGGAGCTAGTAGCAAAAACTTCACTCCTGGAAAAAGAGTATGAAGCCACCGTTTTCAAAAAGGGTGCGTTGGAGAAACGCAATGACGTGATATCCCAGGATCTTGTTGGGGCAAACAGAAAATTGATCGAGCAACAGAAACTTCATGCGACGTTAGAAGAGAGAATTATCAACCTCCAAGACGAGAACAGAGAATTGAAAAAGGAGAATGATCAGCTAGCTATTGAAAGTCATTCGTGCAGGGATATGCTG GACATTGTAAAGAAGAATGTGACAGAAACTCATTATCAATTTGCAGAACTCAAAG GTGTTCATGGAGATTTACAAAAAGAATGCGACGTGCTCAGTCAAAACAATGTGGAATTCCATAATGAGAAAACACAGCTGAAGGGAGACATAGAAATTTGCAACATGGAGCTGATCCGCTGTGGCGATGCCAAGATTGCGCTGAACCAAACAGTGCGAGAGTTGAAGCAGCAACTGCTGTTAATTGAACAACAGCAGCACCTGCAACATCAAGAGCAAAACGCGATGCAGCAGCAGAGAGAGGAGCTGCAACAACAGCAGGATGGCAGACAGCAGCAACAAGAGGACCGCTACAGtgagcagcagcaacaacaacaacaacaacagcagcaataTGGTGACCAGCAACAGCAATACGCCAACCAAGAGCTACAGCAACAGCAATACGCCAACCAAGAGCTACAGCAACAGCAATACGGTGACCAGCAACAGCAATATGGCAACCAAGAGCTACAGCAGCGGCAAGAGAGTGACCAGGCACAACAGCAATACCAGCAGCAACAAGGAGATGAGAACAACGCTGGTGAACTGGGAAGACAAAACGAACAAGAGGATCGCCGTGAGGAG gACATGAATAACCAAGATCAAATAGCAGCACAGCCTGCAGAAGTTGGTGATAACAGACTGCAATACCAAGGAGATACACACAG AGAAGATCAAGACAGACGTGAACTGGATGAACAAG GAAGGTTACCAGACCGAGATCCCGGCATGGTAGCCATGGAAGACGCACAACTTGAAGCAGACCGTCAAGCATTAGGTGGCG AAACAGAGCAAGGAGCAGAG GGTGAAGGCCCCAGGAATGAATTGTTTGAAGACAGACAAGAAAATCCAG ATGCGGAGGCCAATGTTGCAGCAGCCAATGATGCAGAGGCCGATGTTGCAGCAGCCAATGATGCAGAGGCCAACGATATAGAGGCTCGTGATGAAGATCAGGAAAACCAGGGGGAGGGGAATGATATCAGGGATAGTGAGAGGGTTAGGGAAGAAGAGGAAAGGGAACTGAATGAAGAAGATATCAAAGAggacaatgaaaatgaaaaaggtaTTCAAGTTGTTGAGGGAGATGAAAGAGATGACTATGGAGATGATGGTGATGACGGTGATGCAAATTATATCAAGGTTGGAGAAGGAGATGATGAGGATCATGTTGAAGAAGAACAAGAGAGAAGCTTTGATGACAAAGAGGCTGAAGACCCCAACAATGAACAGTAA
- the LOC139121035 gene encoding mediator of RNA polymerase II transcription subunit 15-like isoform X2: MLEEERDRNMAANNRGHMRPSRSPPFVVVGLLVVICILAFNYWTVSAKNKELVAKTSLLEKEYEATVFKKGALEKRNDVISQDLVGANRKLIEQQKLHATLEERIINLQDENRELKKENDQLAIESHSCRDMLDIVKKNVTETHYQFAELKGVHGDLQKECDVLSQNNVEFHNEKTQLKGDIEICNMELIRCGDAKIALNQTVRELKQQLLLIEQQQHLQHQEQNAMQQQREELQQQQDGRQQQQEDRYSEQQQQQQQQQQQYGDQQQQYANQELQQQQYANQELQQQQYGDQQQQYGNQELQQRQESDQAQQQYQQQQGDENNAGELGRQNEQEDRREEVVNFREPALPAYNFEPKEIQQVNQYDLEPPRMPTDDRYGLERPAFQDYPNPDDQDVNREFPTRQAFPLDNVDKEQDYGNYDELTAALRDQELVDVQREEDSLAQVDGQESEIAASDASHDPPQLPYVLPAYDMPQDMNNQDQIAAQPAEVGDNRLQYQGDTHREDQDRRELDEQGRLPDRDPGMVAMEDAQLEADRQALGGETEQGAEMRRPMLQQPMMQRPMLQQPMMQRPTI, encoded by the exons ATGCTTGAAGAAGAACGCGACCGAAACATGGCTGCTAACAATCGAGGGCATATGAGGCCGTCAAGATCACCACCTTTTGTGGTAGTTGGACTCTTAGTCGTTATATGTATCCTCGCTTTCAACTATTGGACAGTTTCTGCAAAAAACAAGGAGCTAGTAGCAAAAACTTCACTCCTGGAAAAAGAGTATGAAGCCACCGTTTTCAAAAAGGGTGCGTTGGAGAAACGCAATGACGTGATATCCCAGGATCTTGTTGGGGCAAACAGAAAATTGATCGAGCAACAGAAACTTCATGCGACGTTAGAAGAGAGAATTATCAACCTCCAAGACGAGAACAGAGAATTGAAAAAGGAGAATGATCAGCTAGCTATTGAAAGTCATTCGTGCAGGGATATGCTG GACATTGTAAAGAAGAATGTGACAGAAACTCATTATCAATTTGCAGAACTCAAAG GTGTTCATGGAGATTTACAAAAAGAATGCGACGTGCTCAGTCAAAACAATGTGGAATTCCATAATGAGAAAACACAGCTGAAGGGAGACATAGAAATTTGCAACATGGAGCTGATCCGCTGTGGCGATGCCAAGATTGCGCTGAACCAAACAGTGCGAGAGTTGAAGCAGCAACTGCTGTTAATTGAACAACAGCAGCACCTGCAACATCAAGAGCAAAACGCGATGCAGCAGCAGAGAGAGGAGCTGCAACAACAGCAGGATGGCAGACAGCAGCAACAAGAGGACCGCTACAGtgagcagcagcaacaacaacaacaacaacagcagcaataTGGTGACCAGCAACAGCAATACGCCAACCAAGAGCTACAGCAACAGCAATACGCCAACCAAGAGCTACAGCAACAGCAATACGGTGACCAGCAACAGCAATATGGCAACCAAGAGCTACAGCAGCGGCAAGAGAGTGACCAGGCACAACAGCAATACCAGCAGCAACAAGGAGATGAGAACAACGCTGGTGAACTGGGAAGACAAAACGAACAAGAGGATCGCCGTGAGGAGGTAGTAAATTTCAGAGAGCCTGCATTGCCGGCTTACAACTTTGAACCCAAAGAAATCCAGCAAGTCAACCAATATGATTTAGAGCCCCCTAGAATGCCAACAGATGACAGGTATGGGTTAGAACGTCCCGCTTTCCAGGATTATCCGAATCCTGATGACCAAGATGTCAACAGAGAATTCCCCACCAGGCAGGCTTTCCCATTAGATAATGTTGACAAGGAACAGGATTATGGCAACTATGATGAGCTGACAGCAGCACTGAGAGATCAGGAACTTGTAGATGTCCAACGCGAGGAAGATTCTCTCGCGCAGGTTGATGGCCAGGAATCTGAAATAGCAGCTTCTGATGCAAGCCATGATCCGCCCCAGCTTCCATATGTACTTCCAGCTTACGACATGCCGCAG gACATGAATAACCAAGATCAAATAGCAGCACAGCCTGCAGAAGTTGGTGATAACAGACTGCAATACCAAGGAGATACACACAG AGAAGATCAAGACAGACGTGAACTGGATGAACAAG GAAGGTTACCAGACCGAGATCCCGGCATGGTAGCCATGGAAGACGCACAACTTGAAGCAGACCGTCAAGCATTAGGTGGCG AAACAGAGCAAGGAGCAGAG ATGCGGAGGCCAATGTTGCAGCAGCCAATGATGCAGAGGCCGATGTTGCAGCAGCCAATGATGCAGAGGCCAACGATATAG
- the LOC139122164 gene encoding dynein light chain Tctex-type protein 2B-like, whose protein sequence is MARRTSTVSTPSEGTSALKTGGGGLASFRRLSKRMSMWGALGKALTEKEKPKPVVPKVKLENTYRLEPDPSMTFNTARVRRMMNNVLNAQLQGKEYDPKTTSMLASKISDTIKHKVKLMNFKRHKVVVYVTIGTVSGQGITAASLCLWDTKTDDFASVTYENSSLFAIANVYATYYE, encoded by the coding sequence ATGGCAAGACGGACATCAACCGTTTCCACGCCTTCTGAGGGCACGTCTGCTTTGAAAACAGGTGGTGGTGGTCTAGCTTCGTTTCGTCGACTCTCCAAAAGAATGTCGATGTGGGGAGCACTGGGGAAAGCCTTGACCGAGAAAGAGAAGCCGAAGCCCGTCGTACCCAAGGTGAAACTGGAGAATACGTACAGGCTGGAGCCGGACCCATCCATGACATTCAACACAGCTCGAGTGAGGAGGATGATGAACAATGTCTTGAACGCCCAGCTCCAAGGGAAAGAATACGACCCTAAAACAACATCCATGCTAGCTTCCAAAATCTCGGACACCATCAAGCACAAGGTAAAATTGATGAACTTCAAAAGGCACAAAGTTGTGGTCTACGTAACGATCGGCACAGTCAGCGGGCAGGGAATTACAGCGGCTAGTTTGTGTCTCTGGgatacaaaaactgatgactTTGCTTCGGTCACATATGAAAACTCCTCGTTGTTTGCTATAGCAAACGTGTATGCAACTTACTACGAATAA